ATATAATGGAATACCATAACAACTAGGATACTATCAAaatcattaaggaaaaaaaaaatacaatattagaGACGCGAACAGTATTAATCAATGATAAATATATCAAAAGATCCCAATAGATGGTGCTGCTGGCTTGTTTAGAGTCGAAATATCTCGATTCTTATTGGAATGTAAAACTAAGTAATGACCACGTCGCCACTTTGATATATCCCTCTTTCCACATCCTCCACGAATACTTCTTAGTAGAATGATTACAAAATATCAATTATGTAATAACTATTTTGCATTTAATTCTCATTTTttattaggatatatattttttcactgcAAAATGCAATTTGCAATGATATGTTGGGTTAATACATTTTCGGATGGTGGAGAAAAATAGTCTTTGTTTCATTATCATGTAAATTAgtgttaataatagcaataaagccTTGAAATGATAGAACATGAGTTTGATCTTGCTTTTTTTATCAACTGTGATTATGGAGATAGAGGTAAGGTTATCCGGTATTAAAGAATAAAGTcagttatattcataaaaaaaaaccaagatttGTAGACTTTCCCCTCAATAAacctttattgatatatatatatatatattttttttttatattatggtaAGTCACGTGTCAGATCATTCATAGTACTAATATAGCATATTATATTGATTAAGAATATTCTGTTACAACAATCAATCTCATAAATATTTCTTTAAGATTGACAGAAATATAAAAAATCGATtccgtaactttttttttctctagagCAGTAGATACAAAAATATCCTCCATTTTGTCATAAATAAGATACTTAAATATTCTCCATTAAAATGACAGCCACATTGCTTGACAACAGTAGAGCCAACGATAATAATCCAATTCTAAAATGAATTACATTGCATTCTGAACCACTTAAAACCCTCCCTCCAGTAATTCCCTCCCAGCCCACAACAAACAACGGATTGTCCATAAATCCTCTAAGGTCATCTGAATAGATCCCACGTCTGTTATACTAATGGGGGAATGATATATTTGCAAGAGAGATGAGAGTTTAATTCCCAATGAAAGGAATCACACTCACAAGCTTTGATTTTATAAATCAATGTTAAGCTTTGTTAAAAGCTGATTGTCATGTCAAGTTATTATATGAtataaaatggaataatgataatgaacatgataataaatgtttataaaatgatAGGCTAATGATAAGAAGagtgaaaatataataaatacaatCATGATAATAACTCAAATTACTGAAGTATATATATCCTCTCTAAGAATGAGAATAATAAAGTTATTGGCTGTTAAGGAGATTAGCTGAAACGAAAAGGTATCATCGAATTATAGCCTATATAATCAATCAAACATACCTAAAACAGGGTATCCTAGgtaaacaacaaaatcaacaacaacaacaaaaccatgaAGATCAGcagcaatagcaacaacaacaacaacaacaacaacaacaacaacaacaataaaaataataataataataataataataataataataataataataataataataatcgataaccTACGACAGCGATTATCACTGGAGACATCCGAATTGTCttgattatgaaatattaaactatTACGgaacgttttaaaggtttaaaggccactcatgaatggtagaggcaagggacagtgacattgccttatcaagcaggaccatgccctagagactgaccatattacatatgatcagctcccaagccccatctccactcaagctaagaccaaggaagggccaggcagtggctgctgatgactcaggagttggccctataggctcccccaaaccccaaaccttcgctcccaaggatggtgagaatGCATCTAACAAAGGACCTAACGAGTCTGTGCAAGACTTGAACCCCAGATattagtattgatatatacgtaattgtatatttatggtaataaggttatatgtgcatatatatatatatatatatatatatatatatatatatatatatatatatatatatatatatatatatatatatatatatatgtatatatatatatatatatatatatatatatatatatatatatatatgtgtgtgtgtgtgtatatatatatatgtatatatgtataaatgtactgtatatatatatatatatatatatatatatatatatatatatatatatatatatatatatatatatatatatgtacatatatatatatatatatatagatatatatatatatatatatatatatatatatatatatatatatatatatatatatatatatatatatatatatatatatatacatatatatatatatatatatatatatatatatatatatatactgtataaatatatatgtatatatatatgtacatatatatatatatatatatatatatatatatatatatatatatatatatatatatatatatatatatatatatatatatatatatatatatatacacacacacacacacacacacacatatatatatatatatatatatatatatatatatatatatatatatatatatatatatatatatatatatatatatatatatatatatatatatatatatatatatatatatatgtatatatgtgtatataaattgatatacatatatatatatatatatatatatatatatatatatatatatatatatatatatatatatacatacatatatatatatatatatatatatatatatatatatatatatatatatatatatatatatatatacatacatatatatatatatatatatatatatatatatatatatatatatatatatatatacacatatatatatatataaatatatatttatatatatatatatatatatatatatatatatatatatatatatatatatatatatatattatatatatatatgtgtatgtgtgtgtgtgtgtgtatagaattatgtatatatatatatgtatatatatatgtatatatatatatatatatatatatatatatatatatatatatatatatatatgtgtatgtatatatgtgtatatatatatatatatatatatatatatatatatatatatatatatatatatatatatatatatatatatatatatgtgtgtgtgtgtatgtatgcatatatacatatatatatatatatatatatatatatatatatatatatatatatatatatatatatatatatatatattgtatatatatatatatatatatatatatatatatatatatatatatatatatatacatatatatatatatgtatatttatatatatatatatatatatatatatatatatatatatatatatatatatatatatatatatatatgtgtgtgtgtgtgtgtatgtatgcatatatacatatatatatatatatatatatatatatatatatatatatatatatatatatatatatatatgcatatatatatataaatatatatatatatatatatgcatatatatatatatatatatatatatatatatatatatatatatatatatatatatacatacatatattcatatatatatatgtatttgtgtgtatatatgtatatatatttatatatatatatatatatatatatatatatacacacacacacaagcacacatacacatacacacacaaatacacacacacacacacacacacacacacatatatatatatatatatatatatatatatatatatatatatatatatatatatatatatatatgtactgtatatatatgtatatgtatatatgtacatatatatatatatatatatatatatatatatatatatatatatacattatatatatatatatatatatatatatgtatatatatatatatatatatatatatatatatatatatatatatatatactgtatatatgtatatgtatatatgtatatatatatatatatatatatatatatatatatatatatatatatatatatatatatatatatacatatatatatacatatatatacatacatatatatatatatatatatatatatatatacatacataaatataatatatatatatatatatatatatatatatatatatatatatatatatatgtgtgtgtgtgtgtgtgtgtgtgtgtatgtgagtgtgtgtttgtgtgtgcgcatatatatatatatatatatttatatatatatatatatatatatatatatatatatatatatatataatatatatatatatatgtgtgtgtgtgtgtgtgtgtgcatatatatatatatatatatatatatatatatatatatatatatatatatatatatatatatgtgtgtgtgtgtgtgtctgagagagaaaGAGCAAAAGGGAGTATCATTTATTTTAAGGTTTTGGAACTACATTGATTTTTGTCTAGAATCCCTATCTTTTATACTGCGTGTCAAACAAACATTTGATTGTAAATTACTATAGGCTACCATTAAACGAATAGGTAAAGGATAGCATTAGTTAGCCAGTCTAATATATTGACCAGGATCTTTTGTTAAGTGTGCATCTTATTCTACATATGTTCTTTATTGAGCTTTCGGTGTTTAACTGTTATACGTTTGAATATATGTGCAAATGAATAACCTTTATTTTTTGATTATGCAATAATCTATTTACTAGGAAGTAATAGATCAACTGTATTAAAAAAGGCAATGTACCAGAGGTATAAAAAAGAAATGCTTGATTTTAAGGATTCTGAGGACAGTAATATCTGAGTAAGTAAAATATCTATCGTCTTCgtatattttgatgttgaaatcTTATCCAGATAAACGAGAATTTTTTGTTACTAACGGAATGTTAACCAGAACATTGGATATGCATCAGTGAGCGATTTGTAATAATGAACGAACAAATAGATTGAAATCAGCTGTCTATAAGTGAACTTAGTATAACACCTAAATAAATGAGAAGGAAAAGTCGGACTGAAATCCTGAATTGGTAATTTTGTGCTCCATATTTTTAGTGGTGAGATCGATCGTCTCATTTACAGATAGTTCCGTCCTTCATTAGTATAATTTGAAGCCGTCTCTCGTTGGTCTGCATTCACTTGCTGTTCATGCATATACTGCAAGAGAGAATGGATGGTTTTAAACTGTAGTCATTTAATTGGCCTTTGGTTAGACCTTGGCACTTTGACTCAAAATGTTCTCATGTGGTAAATAACTCGATGCTGTTttgaatttatttccattttattatcaAATAAATCCCTTTTTAATgctcatcattaacattatcattaccataattttattcatttatgtaatacAAGGATATACTAtcaattttattaaagatttatttatcaAATTTCCCTTAATATAGTAAGTTAATGAGAACGGTAAATAAAGACTTATGTATAtgacccttttttttcttttcttgttgagCATCATTTTTCTTTTGTATGAACTTTTTATGTTATCTAATAAACATTTAGACATATATATTAGTGGTGATTTAAGGAACAGAtaatttttaagaggaattccatataaTTACCATAAAAGTGATTTTGTCCAATACCCAATGCGGGtgagttgcccccccccccccaaaaaaaaaaaaaaaaaaaaataacatgatgcCTCAGTATGAAGATTAGAGATAGCTAGGATTGGCTGACTAACAGTTATTTAGTATGATATCaataatcatattcatatttgTACATTGATCCTATTGTTTTGATGGACGTTTTTATGATCTCTTAGCGTAAGTTAAAATCACCTCCAACGGTCTATGCAATGTTAACAAATGACATGAAGGGAAAATATGCGTAGcttttcatgtgattttttttcttttctcctacaGTAAAATCGTGTAATCTTTGTTTAATCTTGACTATTGTAGATATTCTCCTTTGTTGAATGCtagagttattattataattacagagAAATATCAATTGTGCTTTGATATAACCTGTTAACTCAAATCTAAACAGTAAATTTTGTTTtaggaaattataaaataattcagTACACTGTAAACTCAAACTTTCTGGAGTTGCTATTATATCATACTATCTCTTGGTATATTGCACGTTCTTAGATTCTATTTGAATGTTAACATCAATAAACTTTAAAGAtcgataatatatttttttgcGTCGATTAGATATTTCTTCAGTAATATCATGTTctcttaaaattattttgattaccaaaatATCCCAATAAATAATcatcaataacattaatatattGTAGTAAATGCAGTGAATCCCAGTTTTCTCAGTGAGCGGTCTGAAAATAATCGGAAAatctttaaaatagaaataaaaaaaaaacagcgattAATTAGCATTTCCCTCTGCATAATTATATCCAtaaatgagagaaagaaaaagcaATGGTCATCAGGCAAAATTCATTACATAAAAATTTATGACATTAACGCTTTTGTTAAAAAAGTAGAAACAAATTCAATTACTTGGGTtggatgattttgaaaaaaaaaagtaattttttttttttttttttttattcacaaaatgATCCTATGATGCCTTATATAACGTCAATACTTTGATGAGGCAACATAAAACGGTATATCTCACCGGAAGGACGACAGTGATTCTTCAGTGAAaagatattcatgttttttttttttctatctctgatATATAAAGTGATTTTTGAACATGGCTACTGTATGATCTTTATTCGCAAGCAATACTTTTACTGTGAAGAGTAAATCAGTCAATCCCATTATAGTATATAACATTTGTGTGTGTAAAACACAAACGGTTCAATGTTCCATCAAGCTCATTTTTGGGACTCATTGATGTAACTGTAATAAGTATCAGAAAAAAATTCTTATACCTATGCAAGGACACATGTATACCCAAACAAATACTAACTGCTGAAGTCATGGTATGGAGGCCTTTGGGAAGACCCGGAGAAATTGAAATGAATACATGGAATGATTTACCGCAAGACAGAGAAGACTGGAGATGCCTTTCGAGAGCGGCCATGGGTCAACCAGTTGTCCACAAAGTCCAATTGATTAGTAGTAAACGCAAGAGAATATAATCGTAAAATACActcatttccataaaaaaaaaaaaaacatctaaaaataAAATTAGGTTTGTCCACTTATCAGAATATCACTATGTCTATTGGATTTTTTTCTTAACATCATATAAACTATATCAAATCAATGTGCATAATAAATCAGTCATTAGATACCTTTGTGAGATGCTTTTCCAGGGACACAGgaaataaggaatattttttttttcttaaatatacatTTCCAAAAAAATAAATTAGGTAAATTGCTTCATGAATCAGAATAAAACAGGTTTCGAAGTTATTACATTAAAGTTCTTAAAGCGTACTAAAAAAAAGAGAGGTAATTTCAAGATTCCTGTtaactaattaagaaaaaaatggaataggGATTTTGATGCACGCACATCTAAAAacgttataaaaaataaaaattaactttCAAATATCTAAAGGTCAATATTTAACCGTAAAGAAGCCCTAGTTGATAttgaaaagactatatatatatatatatatatatatatatatatatatatatatatatatatatatatatatatatatatatatatatatatatgtatatatatatatatatatatatatatatatatatatattatatatatatatatatatatatatatatatatatatatatatatatatatatatatatatatatatatatatatatatatatatatatatatatatatatatatatatatatatatatatatacatatatatatatatatatataatatatatatatatatatatatatatatatatatatatatatatatatatatatatatacagtatatatatatataataaatatatatatatatatatatatatatatatatatatatatatatatatatatatatatatatatatatatatatatatatatatatatatatatatatatatatatatatatatatatatatatatatatatatatatatatataatatatataatatgtatatatacatatatatatatatatacatatatatatatatatatattatatgtatatatatatatatatatatatatatatatatatatatatatatatatatatatgcatatatatatatatatatatatatatatatatatatatatatatatatatatatatatatatatatgtgtgtgtgtgtgtgtgtgtgtgtgagtgtgtgtgtgtgtatgcgtatgtgttcgTGCACATATATCTGTGTATGCGCCCATATacgtttttttatgtattttaataagaaaatgagaaagagaaataattatGATTCTTCACTCTGAGGCAACAAGAAATACTTGTGCtaatcaaataaaaagttatttaagaTTATTAATGAATTACATATACTCTTATCCtgttaaataaaaatagaataaacaaaAGCTTACATCCTGCATCATTTTACATTAAGAATTAGAATCCTCTCAAGATGAAAAGGCTGAGAAGGAAAAGATATCATTGGTGTTATCTGTCTCGTGGATCATGCTAACCGTTGTTGTGTTATTTAAGTCTTGAAGCTAAAACCTGATAAAATATTCTTGGTAGTATTTCCTCTTTACGTAAACCGATACTAGAAAAATTCATAGtaaattatttcatcatttttatgaACTAAATTGAAATGAAGACAggtgaaaatattgtatttttcctttgattagaTAAagagttatatttatttttacatagataGGTAGATGTACAATAAAATGGAGATTGCACTAAATCTACTGTTCTTATTCATTCGTAACAACAAAAGCCATAGTAAGAGTAACGGTAGCGACAATAAtgatagtaaggataataataacaataataatcatgattaaaatAAGTTTAACGTTTTTATTGAAACACTAATAAATATGCGAGGTGAACGGGAGTTTTAGTCAGACAAAACAGGAAGAGCTTAGGTGTGAAATATTCATTAGCGtttcatagacaaaaaaaaaaaagaaagaaaatagtttCATGACATTTTGTAACTGTTGCAATGAGATATAAACATTGGACAGTCATTCTCATAAAACAGGAAATTGTTTGTGgaacagagtatttttttttttttattctttatggaATAAGCTGTATTTAGAAAAGGGATGTTAATGAATGGAATTTATCACACACAGTAAAGGGGAGTCATGTAGATAACTACTCAAATGGAATAtatgtttagtaataataataataataataataataataataataaataataataaataataataataataataataataataataataataatattaataataatgataataataataagaataatgttatcaacaataacaataacaataacaacaacaattataataataataataataataataataataataataataataataataataataataataataataataataatttaaactgtACAAGTTTATGTTTAGTATGGTTCAATATATCTAACATTTGCAGAGAAcattaattatgaaatttttttagtaCACAATACAGAAAGAGAAAATAGAAGAGCATACATAATTATTTCCTCATATTCCACGTTGAAGAGCAGCGTTACAAGACCTGTTCATTTGATATCTAAAGCCTTATTTGAACGAATTTTCAAAACATTATTTCATGTAACACAAATGCCATTATTATATGCTGGGTATTCCTTTGTTAATAGGAATCTCTATCACTGTATTAATCATTCTCCGTTCATGAATCGaggtaattatcttcttttcctaaCCTCAAAGCTTATTCTCATTAGGTTTCACTAAATACAATGTAAAATAAGGAtcgattattttatgttttttattttgtgaCATCTACATTTGGCGAGAGAGGGAGAGTGAGCAACACATAGAGATAGTGTTATGtaggtttatttgtttgtttacttatttcatttagAGAGTTGGGGACGGTAGCGAAAGTCTTGGGCAATTGCAGAAGAACCAGCCCGCCTGAAGAATTTTGTTTGACTGCACAGTCAACTTGACTGGAGTTACCGTCATCCAACAGAACTGTGTCGAAAGTGTTTTTAGACGCTTTAGAATTCGGGGTATGCATACGCCGAGGGGTACATTAAAAGAAATTTTGGGGTTCGTGACAGGTTTCTAAAAATAATCAGGCTGTAATTGAAAACCTGGTTTTAGAATTGGCCCATAGGTGCTATGCTAGATGTGACCTCCTCTAGAAGCAGACGTTAAGTTACGATGTCAACAAGGAAAATATTGGAGTTATATCACTTGAGAGGAagctgtcttggggtacagttgtCACACAACCTTGCAAACCCATAATACAGTAGCCATTCCTTGCTCGTTTTCTATTGATTACATCTCCAAGCGTGCGCATACTGAACAGGCACCACAGAGAGATGTTTTCGCTTCCCGCTTCACAAACTTACCAGGCTTCCTCTACTAATCTCATCCTCAGGTATGTACGTTGAGATCTGCTTCATGGTTCCAGTTTGTTTATGACTCCACCTCTACTACCTAGCCTTTCCTTTCCTTCCTGTCTTTTTTTCCTTCATGTCCTGTGCCCTGCCTCTCCTCCCATTCCTGACTCTCCTTCTTGCTCTGCCTCTCCTCCGATTCTGCCTACTTAATATTCAACCTTTCTTGTCTGTTTTCCCTTTCCTTCCTCTCTTAGCCCTCCCCCTATTTCCAGGATAAATAAATTGCTATATAGGAAAATATTAGAAGAAATATGTTCAACATCACTGACCTTGTCTAGTCGGTGACACGTGATCTATGCTGCCAAATACCCCCACCCTGGAAAATTTTCTGCTAACTATAACGGTGTGCAGTATTATAGCATGGTCTGATGTCTTCTTTGTGTGGTGAGCAGTTTTACTATGGTATATAGTATGACTGTTTTGTATGCAGTATGAGTGCAAAATATGGTAAATGACTATGTGGTTGCATTAACACGTTCTGCTGTGTAGTATgattgtataaaattttttttttcaaaattaagaaaACGATGGCTTCCTCATGCAAGAAAAGAATGTACAGCAAGTGTTACATCAAATCTGGCTTCACATCTATTTACAAGAAAGGCAAGGATTTGCCGCAGTGTGTAATCTGCCAAAAAGCTCTTTCAGAAGGATCCATAACACCTAAGGTTCTCAAGTGACACTTGTCCAGTTGTCATCCTGAACTTTCTGATAAACACCGGTCCTATTTTGTGAGAAGGACACTTGTTCTCAAGTGTATTAGATTTTATCATACCGGTCAGATACTTAAAAAAATGAAGCTAGCGTCCGTGCTTCATATATGGTTGCCTTGACAGTTGCACAAAATAAAATCCCCACAAATATTTGAAACTTGTGTCTTGCCATGCTACAAAGATAATGTCGGTTGCTTCTTCAGGGAGAAATTGGCAAAGAAGCTAAACACCTTGCCATCGTCAAATGAtactctgcatcaaagaatatgttACTTATCAGAGGAAATAAGCAACAATTTATTGCAGAAATCAAGGAAGCTCCTCCGGGTATATTTGCAATTCAACTTGATGAATTAACTAATATATCATCTTCTTGCCTACACGAGGTATATAAAAAACTCACACTTTGAAGAAGACTTTATCTTTTGTCCCCTTTTAGAATCTACAGCAACGGGAGAAGACATCTTTGAAGCTGTGTCCAGCCTTCTCTAAAAAGAATGGCTTTTTTGGGAAAACATGGTGGGATGTACAAAAGATGGTTCCCCTGCAATAATAGGCTCTTGGTCTGGCTTCCAAACAAGGGTGAAAGAAGCCAACCCCAGGACAAGCAAAATGCACTGGAGTATTCACGCTATGCATTAGCTGTGAAGACCTTACCTGCAGACCTCAAACCTGTACTTAACGATGCTGTAGCCATGGTCAACCTTATCAAAAACATTCCGCTGAACACAAGGTTGCTGCATCTTTTGTATGAAGAACTTAATGCTGAGGAAAAGCCACTCCTTTTTCATATAGAAGTAAGATGGCTATCAAGGGTTAACATAGTGACTCGAGGTGTGACATTAAATGGTGAGCCGTAGGAGTTCTTTGAGAGAAATCAGAAGGAAaaaaacaaggaagtttgtgaaCAAGCTTTCAGACAATAAGTGGATCGCCAAACTCCCTTATCCCAATGACATATACTATCGCATCAATGCCGTCAACAGATCATTTCAAGGTTATTCGGCAACCGTGATTGATTTTGTGGACAAAGTGCGAGCTTTTGAAATGAAAATCAAACTTTGGCAAGAAAAAGTCACAGTGGGTTGGTATGATTCTTTCGAGAATATGAGCGATAGCTTGTCAGTTCTGTGTAAATATGATGTGAATAAGGTCAGTGGTCTCATCCATAAGCACTTGGTATCTCTCAGTTAAGAGTTAGAAAATAATTTTCCTGATATCACAGACTTAGATTGCCAGCTCATTCAAAATCCATGAAAGATGGACACTACATCCTTTCCAGATGAATTGCAAGAAGAAATAATAGACTTTATCAATCACTCTACTGCAAAAGACTCTTTTGATAGTTTGTCATTGATCAGATCCTGTTCAACAATGGTATATTCTTCTTCTACTTTAGCAAATAATTGTGTACGGAACCTTTTGACGTTTCCATTCACATACCGCTGTGAGCAGAGATTGTTAGTATTGTGCTTGATTAAAAACAAAATGCATTTACATCTTGCAGTAAATGATGACATAAGAGTGGCTCTTTCAAAGACTCTAATAAGGATTGACTTGTTGGAAGCAAATGAACAGGCCCAACCATCTCACTGAATGGTTTATAAACAGTCGCCATCACAACAATCTAGAGTGTAGATCGTTGTGATGGTAAAGGTATCcgtgtctgtacacacacacacacacacacacacacacacacacacacacacatatatatatatatatatatatatatatatatatatatatatatatatatatatatatatatatatatatatatatatatatatacatatatatatatatatatatatatatatatatatatatatatatatatatatatatatatatatatatatatatatatatatgtgtgtgtgtgtgtgtgtgtgtgtgtgtgtgtgtgtgtgtgtgagagagagagagtgtgagtgtgtgtacctATTTCATTTATCTACATAACAATTTTCATGTTAGGTTGTGTCCGTTGTCTAAAGGCTTTCAAGGTTtattaaatatagataaaaaaagaattaatagtTTTAAAGATACTTCTTACACAAGAGTCCAGTTGTAATATTAACAAGTTAGAAAGCGTATATTGCagaaagtgtttttcttttttttttcatcccgcCAATACTATATCAGAGAACCTAACATATTTCCTGTGGCTCCTAAGGAAGCTTACGAATAACAAATGATCGTTGTTCTTTTAGAAAATCAGCATATGTGAGATAAGCTAATTGTATTTGATGATTTATTTCGTAAATTGTCATATAAACTCCTGAATATATTGCAGCATTTCACTATCAAGTTCTATATAGAATTTTAATGATTTATGTTTTCCAAGTGCTTATGTGATTTTAATTAGTAAAACTCCAATATCAACAGCACTTGATAATTTCTACTGTCTGGTTATTTAAAAGCATATGTTTATAgctaaatataataagaaaaatgatcATTAACA
This portion of the Palaemon carinicauda isolate YSFRI2023 unplaced genomic scaffold, ASM3689809v2 scaffold488, whole genome shotgun sequence genome encodes:
- the LOC137637003 gene encoding zinc finger BED domain-containing protein 5-like, translated to MYKRWFPCNNRLLVWLPNKGERSQPQDKQNALEYSRYALAVKTLPADLKPVLNDAVAMVNLIKNIPLNTRLLHLLYEELNAEEKPLLFHIEVRWLSRVNIVTRGVTLNGEPSFQGYSATVIDFVDKVRAFEMKIKLWQEKVTVGWYDSFENMSDSLSVLCKYDVNKVSGLIHKHLVSLS